One segment of Sphingobacteriales bacterium DNA contains the following:
- a CDS encoding glycosyltransferase family 2 protein → MWKGKKIVVIIPAFNEAAAIGKVLAAVPAWVDCRIVANNGSTDATAAEAAAQGAVVIYEARKCYGYACMAALKYVEQWHNEADIIVFLDGDFSDFPEDMEELVAPIAENTADFVVGARAAHLREAASLTPQQIFGNWLATSLMRLLFHSSPFTDLGPFRAILYRSLLQLHMQDRTYGWTIEMQLKALRHALRCREVPVRYKRRIGVSKVSGTFKGSLLAGIKIIAWIARYGLKKD, encoded by the coding sequence ATGTGGAAAGGAAAAAAAATAGTCGTAATCATTCCGGCTTTCAACGAAGCAGCAGCTATCGGCAAAGTGCTCGCTGCCGTACCCGCTTGGGTAGATTGCCGGATAGTTGCCAACAACGGCTCTACTGATGCCACCGCCGCCGAAGCCGCCGCACAGGGAGCAGTGGTCATATACGAAGCTCGCAAATGCTACGGTTATGCTTGTATGGCTGCTTTGAAATATGTGGAGCAATGGCACAATGAGGCGGATATTATTGTTTTTTTAGACGGCGATTTTTCGGATTTTCCCGAAGATATGGAGGAGTTGGTTGCGCCCATAGCAGAAAATACGGCAGATTTTGTAGTAGGTGCACGCGCCGCACACCTCCGCGAAGCCGCTTCGCTCACGCCACAGCAAATATTTGGCAACTGGCTCGCCACTTCGCTGATGCGCCTCCTTTTTCATTCATCTCCTTTCACCGATTTAGGACCTTTTCGGGCTATATTGTATCGCTCGCTGCTGCAACTGCACATGCAAGACCGCACCTACGGCTGGACGATAGAAATGCAACTTAAAGCACTGCGCCATGCTCTGCGTTGCCGCGAAGTGCCTGTACGTTACAAAAGACGCATAGGAGTTTCCAAAGTGTCGGGTACGTTCAAAGGCAGTCTGCTGGCAGGTATCAAAATTATAGCTTGGATAGCGAGATACGGATTAAAGAAAGATTAA